One Setaria viridis chromosome 7, Setaria_viridis_v4.0, whole genome shotgun sequence genomic region harbors:
- the LOC117865166 gene encoding probable GABA transporter 2 translates to MPSSDVEAAAAGDGKQTVGAGAATAVEPKGTWWQAGFHMTTATLGPASLSLPYALRGLGWAMGLAALTAVAAVTFYAYFLVSRVLDRCEATGRRHARFRDLAADVLGSRWATCLVVTVQVAINVGISIGSILLAADCLELTYSRHAPNGSLKLYHFVIMVAVVLAVLSQLPSLHSLRHINVGSMVISIGYTMLVSAACICAGLSRDAPAKDYSLSTSRSEKTFTAFLSVSILTSVFGNSILPEIQATLAPPAGGKMTRALVLSYSVFVLAFYSPAVAGYWAFGNQVRSNVMQSLLPADTGSSLAPPWMLGLAVVLILLQLIAIALVYLQVTYEMMEKNLFSNKSKGRRLLLAPRVALRAAYVAALAFVAAMLPFFGEIQGVVGSVGYIPLDVVIPVVMYNMALAPRRRSPAYVANVAIMVAFVGLGVIGAVASVRKLVLNADKFKLFSNGRS, encoded by the exons ATGCCATCTTCCGACGTCgaagccgccgcggccggtgATGGCAAGCAaaccgtcggcgccggcgccgccaccgcagtCGAACCCAAAG GGACGTGGTGGCAGGCCGGGTTCCACATGACGACGGCGACCCTGGGCCCGGCGTCGCTGTCGCTGCCGTACGCGCTCCGGGGGCTCGGCTGGGCAATGGGCCTCGCCGCgctcaccgccgtcgccgccgtcacctTCTACGCCTACTTCCTCGTGTCACGGGTGCTCGATCGCTGCgaggccaccggccgccgccacgcccgcttccgcgacctcgccgccgacgtcctCG GATCTAGATGGGCGACCTGCTTGGTGGTGACCGTGCAGGTGGCGATCAACGTCGGGATTAGCATTGGTAGCATCCTGCTTGCCGCCGACTGCCTCGAATTAACATACTCGAGGCACGCACCGAACGGCTCCCTGAAGCTTTACCATTTCGTGATCATGGTGGCCGTGGTCCTGGCCGTCCTCTCGCAGCTGCCGTCGCTGCACTCGCTGCGGCACATCAACGTCGGCTCGATGGTCATCAGCATCGGCTACACCATGCTTGTATCGGCCGCCTGCATCTGCGCAGGCTTGTCGAGGGATGCTCCGGCGAAGGACTACTCGCTGAGCACGTCCAGGTCGGAGAAGACGTTCACCGCGTTCCTCTCCGTCTCCATCCTCACCTCCGTCTTCGGCAACAGCATCCTGCCGGAGATCCAGGCCacgctggcgccgccggcgggagggAAGATGACCAGGGCGCTGGTGCTGTCCTATTCGGTGTTCGTGCTCGCCTTCTACTCCCCGGCCGTCGCCGGCTACTGGGCGTTCGGCAACCAGGTGCGATCCAACGTGATGCAGAGCCTCTTGCCGGCGGACACGGGCTCCTCCCTCGCCCCGCCGTGGAtgctcggcctcgccgtcgtcctcatcctcctccagcTCATCGCCATCGCCCTG GTGTACTTGCAGGTGACGTACGAGATGATGGAGAAGAACCTCTTCTCCAACAAGTCCAAGGGACGGAGGCTGCTGCTGGCGCCGCGGGTGGCGCTGCGGGCGGCGTACGTGGCGGCGCTGGCGTTCGTGGCGGCGATGCTGCCGTTCTTCGGCGAGATCCAGGGCGTCGTGGGCTCGGTGGGGTACATCCCGCTCGACGTCGTCATCCCCGTCGTCATGTACAACATGGCgctcgcgccgcgccggcggtcTCCGGCGTACGTcgcgaacgtggccatcatggTCGCCTTCGTCGGCCTCGGGGTCATCGGCGCGGTAGCCTCGGTGAGGAAGCTCGTGCTCAACGCCGACAAGTTCAAGCTGTTCAGCAACGGGCGCTCGTAG